In the Rubrivivax gelatinosus IL144 genome, ATCACCGCGCCGACGGAGTCGCGCTCGAGGTTCAGAGCCAGGCCGTAGGTCGGCTGGCCGCTCGCGGTGGGCGGGAACTCCAGCATTTCGCCGGCCATCACCTCGGACAGGCCGTGAACGCGGCAGATGCCGTCGGTCACCGAGACGACCGTACCCTGGTTGCGGATGTCGGTCGAGACGCCAAGGCCTTCGATGCGGCTCTTGATCAGCTCGGAAATTTCAGCGGGATTCAGGTTCATAGGTTCTCCTCGAAGGGCGCACGCTCGACGGCTGTCAGGCGGTCAGGGCGGCCTTCATCTGTTCGAGACGGGCGCGGACCGAGGTGTCGAGCACCTCGTCGCCGACGACGACACGCACGCCGCCGATCAGCTCCGGGTCGACTTCGACGTGCGCGTTCAGCTTGCGGCCGAAGCGCTTCTCGAGCGAGGCCGTGACCTCGGCGAGCTGCGCGCCGTCGAGCGGGAACGCGCTGTAGACCGTCGCGTCGGAGACGCCGCCGGACGCGTTGACCAGGGCGCGGAACTGGGCCGCGACTTCGGTCAGCGCCGCGAGGCGGCCGTTTTCGATGACGGTGCGCAACAGGTTGGCCGCGCGCGGGTCGAGCTCGAGGCCGACGACGCCGGTGATGACGTCGTAGACCTGCGAAGCCGGGACCTTCGGGTGTTCGGCGAACTGGCGCAGCTCGGCGTTGCCCGCCACGGCGGCCAGCGCGTCGATCTGCGGCGTCAGGACCGCGGCACTGCTGCCGGCGGCCTGGTACAGCGCTTCGGCGTACGGCCGGGCGATCGTCGCGAGCTCTGCCATGTCAGAGCTCCGCCTTCAGGCGCGACAGCAGCTCGGCGTGAACGCCGGGATTCACCTCGCGACGAAGGATCTGCTCGG is a window encoding:
- a CDS encoding F0F1 ATP synthase subunit delta — encoded protein: MAELATIARPYAEALYQAAGSSAAVLTPQIDALAAVAGNAELRQFAEHPKVPASQVYDVITGVVGLELDPRAANLLRTVIENGRLAALTEVAAQFRALVNASGGVSDATVYSAFPLDGAQLAEVTASLEKRFGRKLNAHVEVDPELIGGVRVVVGDEVLDTSVRARLEQMKAALTA